TATAGCGGGGCTTTTGCTAGGGTAATAGTAAAAAAGTATAAAAGTTTAGCCTTGACTAATTAGCCTTGGCTTACTAATTTTAGTCTTGTCTAATAAAATTAGGCGACGTTAACGTTTAAAGGATCATCAAATATGGAAAACAATCACGTAAAGCTCAGCCAGAGCCTCGAAGACTATCTGGAAATGGTGCATATGCTTCGCTTGGCAAACGGGATTGCCCGTGTCAAGGATATTGCCGCCGCCCTTTCTGTGAAGATGCCTTCTGTGGCAAAAGCGATTCTTGAACTTAAAAAGCTGGGCCTTGTGACTCAGGAACCCTATAGCGGTGTGGAACTCACCGAAGAAGGGCGTAAGGCGGCTGCCGATGTGCTGAACCGCCATATTCTTTTGAAGGGCTTTTTAATCCGTCTCGGCGTTTCCGAAGCAATTGCAGATAAGGACGCCTGCAGCATGGAACATATTCTTTCGGCTGAAACCCTTTCGATAATCGAAGACTTCATGAAAAAAGGAAATGAAGGTGTCGTTGCGAAAAAGGCGAATGCATTAAAGGCAAAAAAAGGAAAATAACAATGGGTTGTAATTGTGGTTGCGGCGGCAAGTCGCAAACTAAAAAATGGGATTTGGAACCGAAATTTTCGGATCTCAAGAAGGGCGACAAGGTTGAAATTGTCGGCTACAATGAGGGCGATGCCCGCTACAAGTCCAAGCTTTTGTCGATGGGACTTGTCCGTGGTGTAACGCTTGAAGTCTTGCAGATTGCGCCTCTCGGGGATCCGATTGAGGTGAGTGTTTTGTCGTATCGTTTGTCGCTTCGCAGACAAGAAGCGAACGTTCTTAAATTGAAGAGGGTCTAATGGCTCCGAAGCTTTTTACTATTGCAATTGCCGGTAACCCGAACTGCGGTAAAACGGCTCTTTTTAATGCCCTTACGGGTGCTCGCCAGAGTGTTGGTAACTGGCCGGGCGTGACTGTCGAAAAGAAGGAAGGCTTTTTTGAACTCGGTAACCAGCATATCCGCGTGGTGGACTTGCCGGGTACTTATGCGCTTTTCGCGAATGCCGAAGACGAACGCGCCGCTGTGGACTACTTGCTCACTCGCGAAGCGGACCTCATTGTCAATATCATTGATGCCTCGAACATTGAACGTAACTTGTTCTTGACTTCTCAGCTTGTCGATATGCAGATCCCGATGGTGATTGCGGCGAACATGATCGACATCGCAGAAAAGCGCGGCTTGCATTTGGATTTGGATATCCTCGCTGAACGTTTCGGTGTGCCGGTGATTCCGCTTTCTGCCGTGAACGAAAGAAGCATCACGAACTTCATCAGCGAAATGGCGCATGTTGTTGCGGGCAAGAAGATGACGCCCAAGGCGATTGATTACGGCGAGAAGGTTGAAGCTGCTGTCAAGTATTTGGAGCCGAAGGTCGAGCCGGTTGCAAAGCTTTTGGATGCGGATGCCCGCTGGGTTTCGCTCATGTACTTGGGCAACGAAAAGAGCTATGCGGACAAGTTTGCCGAAGCCAAGGTGCAGATTAACAAGGCCGAAGTCACGCAGATTCTCGGCGAAGAAAGCGAATTTGCGATGGCGGATTCACGCTACAGTTTGGCTCACGAAATTGCAGGTAAGACGATTCTTTCGAACCGTTCCAAGAGAACCTGGTCCGATAAGCTTGACTCCGTGCTTTTGAACCGTTGGGCTTCGCTCCCGATTTTCCTCTTGGTCATGTACCTGGTCTTCTGGGTTGCAGTGACGATCGGTTCTGCGTTCATTGATTTCTTTGACGTGCTGTTTGGCGCTATCTTTGTGGATGGCCTTGGCTACTTGCTCACGGATGTGTTCCATGCGCCGGGCTTTGTGTCTGCAATCCTCGCCGACGGTATCGGTGCTGGTATCCAGACTGTGTCGACGTTCATCCCGGTCATCTTCTTCATGTTCCTCTGCCTTTCTTTCTTGGAAGACTCGGGTTACATGGCACGTGCCGCTTTTGTGGCGGACCGCTTTATGCGATTCCTCGGACTCCCGGGTCGTGCATTCGTGCCGATGATGGTTGGTTTTGGTTGTGGCGTGCCGGGCATTATGGGCTCTCGCGTGCTCGAATCCAAACGTGAACGTTTCCTCACGATTTTCCTCGTGCCGTTCATGAGCTGCGGCGCTCGCCTCCCGGTGTATGCGCTGTTTGCGGCAGCATTCTTTGGAACGCAGGCAGGGACGGTCGTGTTTGCCCTCTACCTCGCGGGCGTTCTCTTTGCGATCGTGTACGGCTTGATTCTTCGCCGCTCCTTGTTTGTGGGTGAGGCTAGCAACTTTGTCATGGAGCTGCCGCCTTATCACTTACCGAAGTTCAAGTCGCTCATGATCCACTCCTGGCTCCGTTTGCGCGATTACGTTATCCGTGCCGGTAAGGTGATTACGATTGCCGTTGCAATACTTGGCTTCCTCAACAGCTTTGGCTTTGTGGACAAACTCTACACCGAAATCAATGGCGAAAAGACCGAAATCGTGAAGAGCGAAGAAGGCTACGCCATGGTGCAGGACGAAAAGGAAGTCCCGCTCCCCGAAGGTGTCGTGATTGACGAATCCAAGGTCCAGACGGAAAGCGAATTTACGGCGGGTAACGGTGATTCCGAAAACAGCTTGCTTTCTGTAATCGGTAAGGCAATTACCCCGGTTTTTGAACCATTCGGTGTTGAATCCAACAACTGGCCTGCATCTGTGTCGCTCTTCACTGGCCTCCTTGCTAAGGAAGCTGTGATTGGTACGATGAACTCGCTGTACTCTATGGCAGGCCCTGGCGATGCTGCTGAAGCTCCGAAGGCTGCCGAACCCGCTGCTGTTGAAAAGGTGGCTGAAGCCCCGGCGCCTGCTGCAGAACCGGTCGCAGTTGCCGATAGTGCTGACGCTCGTCATCCTGAGCAGAGCGAAGGATCCAGTGAAGTCGCTGTTGCTGATTCCGCAGTCGCTGATAGCGCAGTTGTCGCAGACAGTGCTGCTGCTGAACCTGCCACCGCTGAAGAAAAGCCCCTTATCGCAGGCGTGGACGAATGCCCTGCCGAAGAAGAGGAAGAAGGTGGTGCTCCGGATATTCTCGGTGCATTCAAGGAAGCCCTTGGCACGATTCCGGAAAACTTGAGTGAGGTCTTCGGCTCTCTCACGGACATTCTCGGAACATCTGGTGAACTCGAAGCGCAGAATGCCGCAGAACTCAAGAAGGTCACGCTTGATAAGATTCTTGATGCAAAAGCGATTACTTGCGAAGAATACGCTTCTATCGAAACCTTCAGCGAAGATGAAGGTGCCGACAAGGCTCGCGAAGAAGTCTTTGCAAAGCTCGCTGCCGCTGGTCTCACGCTGAGCGAAGATGAAATCGGCGCTCTCGAAGAAGGCGACTTGAGCGAAACGGCTGACATCTATGCCAACCTCCGCTCTTACTTCCACAACCCGGACAAGAACGGAAACCCGGTCGATGGATTTAACTGGCAGGTGTTTGCATTCCTCATCTTCATCTTGCTCTATGTGCCGTGTCTTGCTGCGATGGGTGTCGTGGTTCGCGAAATCGGCCTTGGGCTCGGTGTGCTGATGGCTGTGGTGCAGACAATCCTCGCTTGGGCTGTCGCGGTGCTCCTCTACCAGGTTCCGGTTGGTGGCAACGTGTTCTGGATTGTAAGCTCGATCATCGTGCTTGTGGCAACATTCGTGTTCCTTAAGCTCTTTGGTATGAGCGCAAATAAGAAAGGGCGTTTCGAAGACTAATTGCATTTGAGTCAAGAATCATTATTAAGGGCTGGTAGGCCCGAAACCTGCCAGCCCTTAATTAAACGCTCTTAATTAGACTAAACTAACAAAGATGGGAGAAACTAACAATGGGCGCAGAAAAAAATGATTCTGAATGGAACGAACTGAAAAATAATTGGCACGCTCTTTGCTTTAAGAAGAGTAAAAAGGGCGAAAAGCCTAGAGTTTTGTAACACAAAATGTAAAACGCTTGACGGAGTGTTACAAAAAATCAAAAGAATCCGTCATAGGAGAGACAAAATGAAAACTCGTTTAACATCCAACCTTTTGTTTGGCCTTGCTGCTGCATCTATCCTTGCCATTCCGGCATTCGCTCAGGAAGCAGAAGCTGCATCTAAGGGCCCGGAAGTCAAGTTCTCTGGTGAAGTGGAATTTGACGCGTACACGGGCGATGTGATTAATGAAGATTATAAGAGCCACAGCTACGCTTCTACTTTTGACTTGAACGTTGATGTTAAATTTAATGAAAAGTGGTCTGCATCTGTACAGTTGGAAGCTGATGGTCCGACGACGGATCCGGGTGCCGTTTACAATGGAGCCTTTGTCCAGTATACGCATAGCGATAAGTTTGCCGTGAAGTTCGGTGACTTGACCTTCTCGGAAGGCGCTTTCCTGAACTATTACGGTTACGATGATCCGGCCGATAACGCCGCCGGTATGGCGGAACATGATATCCGCGGTTTCGAAATCGACTATAACGGCCTTGTTTTTGGTCTCGGTTTTGTTCGCGGTGATAACGATAACACGGCTTGTGACGAAGAAAGTGGTGAATGCGTCGGCTATGCATACGACCTCCACCTTGCTTACGAACTCGGCCTTGGCGAACATGTGCTGCGTCCGTTCTTTGATTACAAGTCTTATCAGGAAGCTAAGCACAATGAATTGCATGCCGGCCTTGATGCAAATCTGAAGTTTGGCGCATTTGCTTTGCATGCTGTTTATGGCTTGCATGTTGATGCTCTTGACGAAAAGGTTCCGAAGGCTACACACGCTATTCTCGGTGAACCGTCTTTGGATCTCGGCACGTTCAATGTCAAGGCAACTGTGTTCTACGCTGCATTTGACAAAAAGACTCCGACCGTTCATGGCGAAGAAATCCCGGAATACTTCTTTGTCTATGGTGAACCGGGTGTGAAGATTAACGATGCCATCGCTCTTGGTCTCCCGTTGGAATACCATACAAATTCTATCGTGAAGGATGCCGAACTCGAAATGTTCAACGTTGGTCTCCGCGCTTACTTCACTCCGGTTGAAGGCCTTGAAGTGACTGGCTTTGCCATGTTCAACATCCCGGTCGGTGACAACGCTGGTGATGATACAGGTCTTGGCTTCGGTCTTGAAACTGTATTCGCATTCTAAACTTTTTGCCATAGGATGAAAAACCCCCGCCTCGATGAATGTCGTGGCGGGATTTTTGTATAGACAAATTTTATTAGATTAATCTAACTTTAGGGATTGTTTTGAGTCTATTTGGAGTTGAGTTAGAGAATGAAAAATTCTAAAATATATCCCAGAGACTATTGCCATAGAAGCTCGGCTAGCATATAGATTTCGTTACCTCATATATGCTAGATAGGTTATCCCGCCGTGGCGAAGGCTAACGGCGGGATTTTTGACTTTATACTAAATACTTAGGTTGTTCATGGATAGAAACCTTGATTCCTGCTTGGTTCGACAATGTGCCCCGACACTTGCGGGGCACAAGTTGGGCAATCTCTTTTGTGTTGATGTTGCTGATGGTGTTTTGCTTTGCAATATCCTTGCGCGTTGGAATCAGGCCTTGAACCCTAAGGGCGTTATTGCTCGCGTTATTGCTGAACGCTGTGGACGTTATTTTATTTATGTCTACCGGAATAGCGCTTTACAGAATTTGGGATGCTCTTGCGAAGTTCGTAATTTTTTGAAAGGTTTTGGTTACAGTTGCTTTGATGCTGAATCGCTTTTGAACTTTTTTCAGGTTCGCATGACGCGCTCGGTGTGCTTTCCGCATGAAGTGGGCGTGTTTTTGGGCTACCCGCTTGACGATGTGAAAGATTTTATTACGTACGGCGGTAAAAATTACAAGCTGATTGGCTGCTGGAAGGTCTATAACGACGTGCCGAATTCCATGCACATTTTTGAAGTATACAAAAAGTGTCAAAAGATTTTACGAGAACGATTTGAATCAGGCGATTCTTTGGAAGAATTGACTGTAGCGTGTTAATTAACCGAAAAAACAAAAAGGAACATAAAATGAACAAAATTGCTGTTATTTTCTGGACAGGTACGGGTAACACCGAAGTTATGGCGAATGAAGTGGTTGCTGGCGCAAAGGAAGCTGGCGCCGATGTGACGCTTTTCAATACGTCTGCTTTTTCTACCGATAAGGCCCAGGAATTTGACAAGTTTGCTTTGGGCTGCCCGGCAATGGGTGCCGAAGAACTCGAAGATAGCGAATTCCAGCCGCTTTATGATCAGCTGAAGGCTCAGATTTCGGGTAAGAAAGTCGTGCTTTTCGGCTCTTACGGCTGGGGTGGCGGCGAATGGATGAATCCGTGGAAAGAAGATGCCGCAAATGCGGGCCTTGTGCTTGCTGATGAACCGCTCGCTATTGAAGGCGCTCCGGATGATGCTGGCAAGGAAAAGTGCCGTGAACTCGGTAAGGTCCTTGCGCTTTCGTAATTGTTGAGTCTCGATGATCCATGAAATGTTAGACTCTCTAACAAAATTAGAGAGTCTAACATTGTTAGAAAATCACTAACAATGTTAGCGCCAATCTCGTGAAACTCAACTGCGGTGCGGGGTTGCGAGAGTTAGATATTTAATTTATTCGTAATTTGCAATTGGAGGGGAGAGTATCTAATTTTTTAAGGCGGGCAAGTTGCTCCGCTGATTTTTCTTTAATAAGGAGAAACATATGTCTATGTTCAAAAACGAAAAATTCTGGCTCGTTGTTGCCGGTGCTGTGGGTTCTGCTGTTGCTAAGAAAGTGCTCAAGGCAAAGAAAACACGCGAACTTGCTGTTCAGGGACTTGCTCATGGCATGAAGTTCACGGCTGACGCCAAGGCTGCTTTCCAGGATATGAAGGACGAGGCTGCCGACATTTGCAACGACGCTAAGGCAGAAGCAGGTCTCGACAAGTAAGAAGCGAAAGCTTATGAGATTCAGAATCGTTTACGATAAGCCGGGTCGCCTTCGCTTGCGTGCTGGGGCGTACGCTTTTGAACGTGAATATGAAGCGCGCATTCACAAGGCTTGCTTGAGTGAGCCTTGCGTTAAAAGTGTTGTGGTGCGTAGCGTCAATGGTGGCCTCCTTTTTGAATATTCCGCCAAGGCGGGCGATTTCGAGACGAGCCGTAAGCAGATTCTTGATTTTGTAAGTGCGCTCAACCCCAAAGAGTTGCCTGAATGCGATGGTGAAACGGAATACCAGTTGCAAGCTTTGGACGATGGCTTTAAAGCAAGCCTCACGGGAATGATTGCAAGGCGCTATTTGTCGCGTTGGTTTTTACCGCTTCCGATTCGCACGGCAATTACGGTGGTTCGTGGATTGCGTTATGTGGCTCGCGGAATTTCGACGCTCATGAGCGGAAACCTCACCGTCGATGTTTTGGACGGAGCTGCGATTGGTGCTAGCCTGCTCCAGAAAAATTATGAATCCGCAGGTACGGTCATGTTCCTTTTGGGTGTTTCGGGCTTGCTGGAAGATTACACCAAGGCGCGTACGCGCACGGCTTTGACAGGTAGCCTCGCCGTCAAGGTAGATAAGGTCTGGGTCGTGAAAGACGGCGTAGATACTTTGGTGGATATGAAGGACGTCCAGGTCGATGACTTGGTCCGCATCCGTTCCGGTAGCATGATTCCTGTTGATGGTCGCGTGATTGAAGGCGAAGCCTTTGTGAACGAATCGACGATGACGGGCGAATCCAAGGCGGTGATGAAGACCGCCGGCAGAATCGTTTTTGCAGGGACTGTTCTTGAAGAAGGCGCGATTCTCGTGAAGGTGCATGCGGTCAACAGCAATACGAAAATTCAGAAAATCGTGGAACTGATCGACCGTAGCGAAGACTTGAAGGCGAGCGTGCAGAGCCGTGCGGAACATTTGGCGGATAGCATTGTGCCGTTCAGCTTCCTGGGCTTTGGGCTTACGCTTTTGCTGACGCAGAATATTTCGCGTGCGGTTTCCATCTTGATGGTGGATTACTCTTGCGCGATAAAACTCTCGACTCCGATTTCCGTGATTTCTGCATTGCGTGAAGCGGCGGATATGGACATGACGGTGAAGGGCGGCAAGTACCTGGAAGAACTTGCTCTTGCCGATACGATTGTGTTCGACAAGACGGGAACGCTCACGAAGGCGGAACCGCGACTTGAAAAGATTATTCCGTTTGGCGAATATTCCGAAAAGCGAATCTTGAAAATTGCGGCGTGCATCGAGGAACATTTCCCGCATAGCATGGCTCGTGCGATTGTCAAGGCGGCAATGGAACGCAATATCAATCACGCCGAAGAACATGCCGATGTGCAGTACATCGTGGCGCACGGTATCGCAACATCGCTCAAGGGCAAGCGCGTGGTCATCGGAAGCAAGCACTTTGTCATCGAAGACGAAAAGGTCAATGTTTCTGAAGCGAACCAGGCGATTATTGACGAACAGGCGGGTGCCGCATCCGTGATTTACCTCGGCATTGGCGGCGAGTTGGCGGGTGCAATTTGCATTGGCGACCCTCCGCGTGAAGAAGCTGCAGATGCCATTCGCGGACTGCGTGAAAGTGGCATCAAGAATGTGGTGATGCTGACGGGCGATAGCTTGAATGCTGCAGAACGCGTTGCGGAACATTTGGAAATCGATACGTTCTTCGCGCAGGTCTTGCCAGAAGACAAGCACCATTATGTGGAACGCATGAAGGCCGAAGGCAAGCGCGTGATTATGGTGGGCGACGGCATTAATGATGCTCCTGCTCTTGCTGCCGCGAATGTCTCTGTTGCCATGAGCGATGCTTCGGATATTGCCCGCGAAACTGCCGATGTGACGCTCCGCCGCGAGAATCTCGAAGACCTCGTGGAACTGCGCCTCTTGAGCCAAAAGCTGATGGAACGCATCTCCGAAAATTACCGCTTTATAGTTGTTTTCAATACAAGCTTGCTTGTAGGCGGTTTTCTCGGACTCCTCTCGCCGACAACGTCTGCCTTCTTGCACAACGTATCGACAATGGGCATTTGCGCAAAAAGCATGACCAAGCTGAAAGTGGAGTAAACGCCAAGGGATTTGTCATTCCCGGCTTGACCGGGAATCTCCCTCTTGTTAAGTATTCCCTTTGTTTTAGGGAATACTTTTTTTATGCGTTTACACGGTTTTATCTGTTGAAGAATGTTTATTCTTGCCTTGCTTGGAACTTTGAACGTGCAAGTATGATGTAAAGAATCTATATTGCTATTGACATATTGAATTAGAGTAGGAAACGTATGTGCGTGCTAGTGAAATCACTTTCTGAATACATTGATGCTGTCAATGAGTTTCGCAAAAACTCTGAATTGTCAAAAACGATTCTTTTTCGTGGACAGTCAAATGCTGATTGGTCTATTCAGTCTTCTCTTGAGCGTGCGGGAGTATTAAATATTCTGTTCGAAGAATATTATAAAACAATTGATTGTTATAAACCAGAATTTAATGCCTATGGAAAAAATTTTAAACGAAATGTTAAATTTCCGAACGGTTACAATTTTGATTTTTCTGATTACAATCCTATTAGCTATAACCAATTTCCGGAAATAGAATATTTAACTTATTTGAGACATCACGGATTTCCTTCGCCTTTAATTGATTTTACTCAATCGGAATACATTGCTTTGTTTTTTGCGTGTGAAAATGCTATTAATGTGAATAAGGCTAATACTAATGGAAAAATCTTCGCTTTAAATAGTAATTTAATAGATGCTTTTTCTTGTGGATATAAAGAATTTCATAGAATCGGTCATTATGTTGATACTGATCCGAGGCATATTGCCCAGCAATCTGAATATTTGATAGCATGTTGTTTTAGCTCTGATAAATGGATGTTTGTTCCATTTGATCTTGAACAGAACTTGCGGGATTCCTCAGTAAAAGGAAATTCTGTTCTAGAAATTGAAGTTGTTGCATCTGCTAAAATGGAGCTTTTGCAAGAGCTAAATAAAATGAATATAAATCATTTCACTTTATATCGTGATGAGGATTCGCTTGTGAAAAAAATGAAATTTGACTTTCTTCAAAAACAAAGGAGGTTAGGATGATATTTCCAATCTTGAAAAAAATAGGCTATTTCTTGGGCGGCTTGCTTGGTATGTTTATGGCTGCTGCATCTATGGGGATTATGCTAAGTTGCAAATATGACATATTGAGTTGGAAAGCTTGTGGCTGTATTATATTTGTTCTTTTGGGCATATTTGTTGCGATTGGTGGTTTTGTAGAATTTAAAGAATATGATTTAAAAAGGAATGAGAAATGCTCGCGAAAGGTTTTTTGGGATGAAATGAAAGAGATCCTTAAAACTATTGTGGGTTATCCTATTTTCGCTTTTTTGGCGGTTTGTTTTATGTGTTTTGTTGCTACCATAATATGGACTATAACCTCATTTCCAGAATTTCTCTTGCACTTTATTCATTATGGACCATCGACAGATCTGTATAATATAATTATTCCTGAGAGCTTTCGTGCTACTAAGCCTATAGAGGCGATTTATTCTCTTATGATGGCAGGCGTGTTTGCAATTCTATGTTTTTTTGGCGCAATTTTTTTGATACACCGTTTTTTAATTAAAGAATTATATGAATTTATATCGGAAGAACTAGATAAAATAAATTGTAAAATTGATAATGTTATGAAAGAAGTTTCTAAAATCAATAAAGAGGGAATGCAATAATTTCGTTGCAAAATGGACAGAAATCTCTTTGACCTCTTGTTTTAATCTGTTTGGTTTTATAAATTAAAATCAGCCGATTAAATGCGGTTGATTTTTTATTATATCGTTAATTATATCCTTTCTTATATCCTTTGCTAAATGAAGTCTGAGTTTTTACTCAGGTGTTTGTGTTGATTCTCTTCTTGAGAAAGGAATTATATGAGCGAAGAAAATAATGCAACGAGACGAAACCACGATCCGTTTTTCCGTTGGCTATTTTCTGATGTTGGGCATCTTAGAAATCTGTTGGAACTTGCTGGCAAAGTAAATTATGATGTTGGTGAATTCATATCGGCTATAAATATGGATACTCTAGTCCGTATTCCAGATTCGTATTCAGAGGTTGACGATACGGGTGAAGCGGATTTGGCGTTTCGTGTGAATGTGTCGACAGGTGCACCGATTTTGGTTGGAATTCTGTTAGAACATAAATCGGGACGGGATCCAAATGTTCTTGATCAGATTGCTCGTTATGTCAATTCTGTGATGAAGATTTATGATAAGAATCGTGCATTTAGCGGAATTCCGACGATGGCAATTATCTTTTATAATGGACGGGAAAATTGGAATCCACTTAAGAGACTTGAAGAGGATTATCCGGAGTATTTTCGTGGTTCTGTATTGCCCTTCCATTGCGCTTTTGTGAATATGGCGGATATACCCGATAGCGACTGTTTGACATGCGAAGACGTTGCAACTGGAATGGGCGTTGTCGCAATGAAGTATGCGTTCAATAAGGAAAAGCTGTTAGAGGTCTTGCCTCAATTCCATGATTCCTTGCGAAAAATGCACCGTAATGAGGCGTCTTGTCTATTGCAAAAAATAAACATATATTTGAAAGAGTACGTTGATGAAGGTGTTCTCAAGGAGCTGGATATGGCATTTGTAAGTGTTGGACAAAAATACGGCTTTGTTAGTGCCGGTGATGTGTTTCGTCAAAGACTTGCCGAAGCTCGCAAAGAAGTGGACGAAGAACGGAAAAAAGCTGAAGAAGAAATGCTTAAAACGGCTAGGGGACTTTATGAAGATGGGGTTCCCTTAGAGACTCTCGTTCGCAGATTTAATCTGACGGAAGAACAAATTTGTGGAAAGTGAAGACCAGTGCTCTTCAAATTGAAAGCGTAAAAATTCAAAATGTTTGCGAAAAGGTAGTTGAAAGACTACCTTTTTAGCGAAATTTCTTAAAAAATCGAGTCGTGATGGTGGTATTATACCACCTTTGCTGAAAAAATAATGGATTCCCTCCCCTATCGTGCTACGCACTCCAGGGTCGAGAATGACGTCGGGGATGACATTGCGTTAGTGAACTTGCTTAATGCGTTTCTCTTTTCCGTAGGGCTTGGTGACGTACACGAGGGCGGTGGTGAGCGTGTAGTCGGCAACGAGGGCGGCGGCAAGGCCAATGATGGAAAGTAATCCGACGTTGTGCAATGCGCCCATTGGGCTAAAGATGAACACGAAGAACATCGCACACAGAATGAATGTTGTCATGCCCATCGTCTTTCCGATTTCGCGGTAAGAGAGCAATAGCGCTTTTTTGTAGCTGCCGGTGCGTTCGTAACCGTATTTGATGTGGTTATTCATGTGGATAGTGTCGTCAACGGCGATGCCCAAAATCATCGGCATTACGATCATCGTTATCATGTCAAGAGGCATTCCCGAATAGCCCATGACGCCACCGATTAAAAGTACGGGGGCGACGTTTGGAATCATGCCGATAAGACCCGCCTTGATGCTCCCGAATGCGAGAATCATCATGATGGCGATAATCACGAATGATCCTCCGAACGAACGCAATAGTCCGTTCACGAGCTTGCCGTTCATTTCGGCGTAGTTTACGACTTCACCGACGATTGAAGTTTTGGCGTCCGGGAAAATTTGCACGGCGTACGATTTTGCGGAATCGAGGTCTTCTACGATTTTCTTGGCATCGTATCCGGAAAGTTCTATGTGGATAAATGTTGTTTTGTAATCTTCGTCCATGCGCTCAAAGAGTGCATCGGCATCTGAAATCTCGTAGAGGAACAGCAGTTGCGTAAGCATGTCTTGCGCGTCAGGAATCTTGTAGTATTCCGTGCTGTCGGCGTTAAGTGTGCGGTTCATTTCTTTCACGAGCCGCGTTACGGATTGCACGCGGGGCTTGTCGCCTGAAATTTTTGTGAGCTGGAGCGTACCGAGCTTTTGTTCTAGCGTTTCGATGCGTTTCATGTTGGCGGGATCTTTCAGTGCGTCGTTGTCGTTGAATTCAACCATCACGTTGAAATCGTAAAGGCTTCCGAGCTTACCGCTGAGCATGTCCATGAGTCTTGTGACGAACGGAATTTTTTCGCCCATCGTTTTTGTGTAGTCCATGTTCACGTCAATGTTCATCACGCCAGGGATTTGCGCTAACATTATGGCGGCTGAAATCGCGGCGACGATGCCGCTGTGCCTGCAAACTTTGCGTCCGAAGAATTCAAAGAGAATATCGGCTTTGGTGGCGCCTGCCGCTTTCACTTCTGTCGGGTCGGGCTTTGCGTTTTTGCCGAAGCTCATAAGAATCGGAATCAAGATGATGACGTACAGATAGACCATGAAGACGATGCCTGCCGAAATACCGCCAATCCAGCGAATCGGGCGGATGCCTGCGAACAGGAACGAAATCAGCGAGGCAACGGTGGTAATGACGGTAAAGAGAATCGGCCAGCCAGTTTCTTCGACAGCATTTATGACGGATTCGCGGCGGTTGCCCGTGCGCCTAAAATGCATGCGGAACGAATTGATGTAATGGATGGAATAGCCGACCGAAAGTGCCATGCCCAAAAGTATGGGGAGCGCGACCATGCTTTCGTCGCCGACGATACCGAGCCAAGCGTTTACGCCGAGTACGGATGCGATGCCTCCGACGGTTGCAATGGCAGGGACGATGACTCCGCGCAAAGAGCGTACGAATAAAATAAGGCATGCGAGCATGACGGCGAAGCCGAAGATGATGCGCATAGCGCATTCACGCGAGATGACTTCGTTTTCTTCCATTTCAGTGTAGCTCATACCGGTCGGCAAGAACTGGAATTTATCGCTTTGGAATTCTTCGGAGAGGATGACGTTGCGGGCGAAAGGTGCGATGCTGTCTTTGCCGAAATCAACGCCGCCTTCGTATGATTTCAACGAGAGAATAACCCATGTTTCTTTTGCGTCGTCAGAGACGATGTTGTTCACGAGCGATTCTCGGCTCATGATGAGC
This genomic stretch from Fibrobacter sp. UWB16 harbors:
- a CDS encoding heavy metal translocating P-type ATPase, with product MRFRIVYDKPGRLRLRAGAYAFEREYEARIHKACLSEPCVKSVVVRSVNGGLLFEYSAKAGDFETSRKQILDFVSALNPKELPECDGETEYQLQALDDGFKASLTGMIARRYLSRWFLPLPIRTAITVVRGLRYVARGISTLMSGNLTVDVLDGAAIGASLLQKNYESAGTVMFLLGVSGLLEDYTKARTRTALTGSLAVKVDKVWVVKDGVDTLVDMKDVQVDDLVRIRSGSMIPVDGRVIEGEAFVNESTMTGESKAVMKTAGRIVFAGTVLEEGAILVKVHAVNSNTKIQKIVELIDRSEDLKASVQSRAEHLADSIVPFSFLGFGLTLLLTQNISRAVSILMVDYSCAIKLSTPISVISALREAADMDMTVKGGKYLEELALADTIVFDKTGTLTKAEPRLEKIIPFGEYSEKRILKIAACIEEHFPHSMARAIVKAAMERNINHAEEHADVQYIVAHGIATSLKGKRVVIGSKHFVIEDEKVNVSEANQAIIDEQAGAASVIYLGIGGELAGAICIGDPPREEAADAIRGLRESGIKNVVMLTGDSLNAAERVAEHLEIDTFFAQVLPEDKHHYVERMKAEGKRVIMVGDGINDAPALAAANVSVAMSDASDIARETADVTLRRENLEDLVELRLLSQKLMERISENYRFIVVFNTSLLVGGFLGLLSPTTSAFLHNVSTMGICAKSMTKLKVE
- a CDS encoding FRG domain-containing protein, translated to MKSLSEYIDAVNEFRKNSELSKTILFRGQSNADWSIQSSLERAGVLNILFEEYYKTIDCYKPEFNAYGKNFKRNVKFPNGYNFDFSDYNPISYNQFPEIEYLTYLRHHGFPSPLIDFTQSEYIALFFACENAINVNKANTNGKIFALNSNLIDAFSCGYKEFHRIGHYVDTDPRHIAQQSEYLIACCFSSDKWMFVPFDLEQNLRDSSVKGNSVLEIEVVASAKMELLQELNKMNINHFTLYRDEDSLVKKMKFDFLQKQRRLG
- a CDS encoding Rpn family recombination-promoting nuclease/putative transposase, yielding MSEENNATRRNHDPFFRWLFSDVGHLRNLLELAGKVNYDVGEFISAINMDTLVRIPDSYSEVDDTGEADLAFRVNVSTGAPILVGILLEHKSGRDPNVLDQIARYVNSVMKIYDKNRAFSGIPTMAIIFYNGRENWNPLKRLEEDYPEYFRGSVLPFHCAFVNMADIPDSDCLTCEDVATGMGVVAMKYAFNKEKLLEVLPQFHDSLRKMHRNEASCLLQKINIYLKEYVDEGVLKELDMAFVSVGQKYGFVSAGDVFRQRLAEARKEVDEERKKAEEEMLKTARGLYEDGVPLETLVRRFNLTEEQICGK
- a CDS encoding RND family transporter — protein: MQVSRVNKVFARLGRFQVKFRWLILLATILVTLAACLGLPQLQMTASEEEWFDDWDKVKIDQAHFNDVFGSDDGYMVMVRANDVFAPEVLSAIDRLSKRLENEVPYADRVVSLTHNLSIPIANDEGFEVIDPFESGIPTDSAQLAAKKSLIMSRESLVNNIVSDDAKETWVILSLKSYEGGVDFGKDSIAPFARNVILSEEFQSDKFQFLPTGMSYTEMEENEVISRECAMRIIFGFAVMLACLILFVRSLRGVIVPAIATVGGIASVLGVNAWLGIVGDESMVALPILLGMALSVGYSIHYINSFRMHFRRTGNRRESVINAVEETGWPILFTVITTVASLISFLFAGIRPIRWIGGISAGIVFMVYLYVIILIPILMSFGKNAKPDPTEVKAAGATKADILFEFFGRKVCRHSGIVAAISAAIMLAQIPGVMNIDVNMDYTKTMGEKIPFVTRLMDMLSGKLGSLYDFNVMVEFNDNDALKDPANMKRIETLEQKLGTLQLTKISGDKPRVQSVTRLVKEMNRTLNADSTEYYKIPDAQDMLTQLLFLYEISDADALFERMDEDYKTTFIHIELSGYDAKKIVEDLDSAKSYAVQIFPDAKTSIVGEVVNYAEMNGKLVNGLLRSFGGSFVIIAIMMILAFGSIKAGLIGMIPNVAPVLLIGGVMGYSGMPLDMITMIVMPMILGIAVDDTIHMNNHIKYGYERTGSYKKALLLSYREIGKTMGMTTFILCAMFFVFIFSPMGALHNVGLLSIIGLAAALVADYTLTTALVYVTKPYGKEKRIKQVH